The following coding sequences are from one Bacteroidales bacterium window:
- a CDS encoding TonB-dependent receptor plug domain-containing protein — translation MKTRFLIGFLLTSILALLRAQEIKIIDKNTLLPLSNVKIQKLKTEKTVFSDENGRVDLSLFNDEDSLVFTCIGYKTFKITAKEAKASKKIYMEYAVIPIREVVVSASKFRESSEDLPQLQRIIPSATIHEMLPQTTGELLENTATAYVQQSQFGGGSPILRGLEANRVLLVVDGIRMNNAIYRSGHLQNIITVDPEMLDRVEVIYGPGSVVYGSDALGGVISMITPNPIFSKSGKMEIHGKAMTKYATASAETFNSLGLFVGLKRIASYTNVTYKNLGDLKTGNIRNPAYGDFGKCLYYFQRINDVDSTVANPNPNIQRNSGYWQADAIQKFAFKINDHHKLTANVQYSTSSNVPRYDRLTEMSGGNMRYAEWYYGPQNRLLGALSYEGQQLGFADEGRVVAAFQKIDEDRIVRRFNKVDRRYQKEDVKVYSLNLDFAKQIKRSELRYGLEMRYDDVKSQAYNENINTGSILYNAVSRYPDDYNMMYSGGAFLNHAIEFGSKVVLTQGIRYQYVQLKSAWTDTMMNLTGFPFDNIVEQKNGAFSGNLGGVLKLPNGWSVAVNFASGFRAPNVDDVGKVNDSKAGDHLLVIPSPTLKPEYAYSSEITIRNVKENWWNIENTVFYTYLDNVIVLRPAKLNGQDSVMFGGQLCQVQANTNAGSAYIVGNQFNMKIKFNENMFAKTYLTYTYGRVDKETPLDHIPPVYGMTEFSYRKNKFTGMFYIRYSGWKRLKDYSQSGEDNLQYATPWGMPGWHTLNVKAIYDLLPNLTFSIALENIMDVHYRKFASGISSPGRNLILSFRAKF, via the coding sequence ATGAAAACAAGATTTTTGATTGGGTTTTTATTAACCTCAATATTGGCATTGTTACGTGCCCAGGAAATTAAAATAATTGATAAAAACACTTTGTTGCCATTAAGTAATGTTAAAATCCAGAAATTAAAAACAGAAAAAACAGTTTTTTCTGACGAAAATGGGCGAGTAGATCTAAGTCTGTTTAATGATGAAGATTCGCTAGTATTCACATGTATAGGCTACAAAACTTTTAAAATTACAGCAAAAGAGGCCAAGGCTTCGAAGAAAATTTACATGGAATACGCTGTTATTCCCATCAGAGAAGTTGTAGTGAGTGCAAGCAAATTCAGGGAAAGTAGCGAAGATTTACCTCAATTGCAAAGGATTATCCCTTCAGCTACCATTCATGAAATGTTACCTCAGACCACTGGTGAATTGCTTGAAAATACTGCAACTGCATATGTTCAGCAAAGTCAATTTGGTGGAGGTAGTCCTATTCTGAGAGGATTAGAAGCCAATCGTGTTTTACTTGTCGTTGATGGTATTAGAATGAACAATGCTATCTATCGGAGCGGTCATTTACAAAATATCATCACTGTTGATCCTGAAATGTTGGATAGAGTAGAAGTAATTTACGGGCCAGGCTCAGTAGTATACGGTAGCGATGCTCTTGGAGGGGTGATATCTATGATTACTCCTAATCCTATTTTTTCAAAATCTGGAAAAATGGAAATTCACGGCAAGGCCATGACTAAATACGCCACAGCTTCTGCCGAAACATTTAATTCTTTGGGATTATTCGTTGGTTTGAAAAGAATAGCATCATATACCAACGTTACGTACAAAAATCTTGGAGATTTAAAAACAGGAAACATTCGTAACCCTGCTTACGGCGACTTTGGAAAATGTCTTTATTATTTTCAACGTATAAACGATGTGGATAGCACTGTAGCGAATCCTAATCCAAATATCCAGCGAAATAGTGGATATTGGCAAGCAGATGCCATTCAAAAATTTGCTTTTAAGATCAATGATCATCATAAACTTACAGCAAATGTCCAATACAGTACGAGCAGCAACGTGCCTCGCTATGATAGACTTACTGAGATGTCTGGTGGTAACATGAGGTATGCCGAATGGTACTATGGGCCACAAAACAGGCTTCTGGGAGCTTTGTCTTATGAGGGTCAGCAGCTTGGATTCGCTGACGAAGGACGCGTCGTAGCTGCTTTTCAAAAAATAGATGAAGATAGAATTGTTCGCAGATTCAACAAAGTGGATCGTCGTTACCAAAAAGAAGACGTGAAAGTATATAGTCTGAATTTGGATTTTGCTAAGCAAATAAAGCGTAGCGAATTGCGTTATGGTTTGGAGATGCGATACGATGATGTAAAGTCTCAAGCATACAATGAAAACATCAACACTGGATCAATTCTTTACAATGCCGTATCGCGCTATCCAGATGATTATAACATGATGTATAGTGGGGGAGCGTTTTTGAATCATGCTATCGAATTCGGTTCCAAAGTTGTCCTTACTCAAGGAATACGTTATCAGTATGTTCAACTTAAATCTGCTTGGACCGATACAATGATGAACTTGACAGGTTTTCCATTCGATAACATTGTTGAACAAAAAAATGGTGCTTTCAGTGGAAATTTAGGTGGGGTATTAAAATTACCAAATGGGTGGAGTGTAGCAGTAAATTTTGCTTCAGGTTTTAGAGCACCAAATGTCGATGACGTAGGAAAAGTTAATGATAGCAAAGCAGGAGATCATTTGCTTGTCATTCCATCTCCTACCCTAAAACCTGAGTATGCATATTCCTCAGAGATTACTATTAGAAATGTGAAAGAAAATTGGTGGAACATAGAAAATACAGTTTTTTACACATACCTTGATAATGTAATTGTTTTGAGGCCTGCAAAGCTTAACGGACAAGACTCGGTCATGTTTGGCGGACAACTTTGCCAGGTGCAAGCAAATACCAATGCGGGTAGTGCTTATATTGTTGGTAATCAGTTTAATATGAAGATAAAATTCAATGAAAATATGTTCGCTAAAACATACCTTACCTATACGTATGGACGAGTTGATAAAGAAACTCCACTCGATCACATTCCTCCAGTATATGGTATGACAGAATTTTCGTATCGAAAAAATAAATTTACGGGAATGTTTTACATACGCTATTCCGGCTGGAAAAGATTGAAAGATTATAGTCAAAGTGGTGAGGATAATCTACAATATG
- a CDS encoding DUF2279 domain-containing protein: MNLQGQGDTLPWLRKWHYHSLMGAGIAGGLTYLHFAWYKNYTTESFHFFNDWPEWCGMDKVGHFFTAFYFSRAGFNMAHLASYNKRLSLYWSNFYALTFMGGFEVLDGFSEGWGFSWGDLLFDMLGILAADASLFLDSERVLILKFSFSSTKYASYNPKLLGSRWYYQILKDYNGQTYWLTFRPSSLFSRIPKWFGFSFGYGADGMVGASQNPLEINGIPIPQFSRKPQFFFSMDLSLAHLPVKNKYLKKFFEAVNILKFPAPTLEFNKQDKFKWHWLYF, from the coding sequence TTGAACCTGCAAGGACAAGGTGATACATTACCATGGCTACGAAAATGGCACTACCATAGTCTGATGGGGGCTGGTATAGCTGGTGGTTTAACTTACCTTCATTTTGCTTGGTATAAAAACTATACAACAGAATCTTTCCACTTCTTCAATGATTGGCCTGAGTGGTGTGGAATGGATAAGGTAGGTCATTTCTTTACCGCTTTTTACTTCTCAAGGGCAGGATTTAACATGGCTCATTTGGCATCCTACAATAAGCGCCTTTCATTGTATTGGAGTAATTTTTACGCATTGACATTCATGGGTGGTTTTGAAGTACTTGATGGTTTTTCAGAAGGTTGGGGCTTTTCGTGGGGTGATTTGCTTTTTGATATGCTTGGAATCTTGGCTGCTGATGCCTCCTTATTTCTAGATAGTGAAAGGGTATTGATACTGAAGTTTTCTTTTAGCTCAACAAAATATGCCTCGTATAATCCGAAATTGTTAGGGTCGCGTTGGTATTATCAAATTCTAAAAGATTATAATGGTCAGACGTATTGGTTGACGTTTAGGCCTTCATCATTATTTTCACGAATTCCCAAATGGTTTGGTTTTTCTTTTGGTTATGGCGCTGATGGAATGGTGGGTGCTTCCCAAAACCCTTTAGAAATAAATGGCATACCCATACCTCAATTTTCAAGAAAACCTCAATTCTTTTTTTCGATGGATCTATCTCTTGCTCATTTGCCAGTGAAAAATAAATATTTAAAAAAGTTTTTTGAAGCTGTAAATATTTTAAAATTTCCGGCACCAACTCTTGAATTTAATAAACAGGATAAATTTAAATGGCATTGGTTATATTTTTGA
- a CDS encoding alpha/beta hydrolase — protein MSLLAFCALFSLNPVREYATTPADYGLKFEEVSIKTSDNYVLYGWLYKPNQEVYKLIILSDDGDGNMADLIELASYFVSLGYNVLTYDYRGYGKSQDFEIKPDFYIYAQFEKDLNAAIDYVKKYHSRNRTIHLYGKGIGAGLSLAVGAMRCSEISRIIADSPYSTLDDVQKAIKQVTGKEVKLPLGYDKNMLEPYFALQSKGASLSGILLIYGKEDPIYNETMMKKIAKTRPSLVQMEGIKKSTYENTFSINKEEYYNLIKKFLS, from the coding sequence ATGTCCCTGTTAGCATTTTGTGCGCTTTTTTCTCTTAATCCGGTAAGGGAATATGCAACCACTCCAGCCGATTATGGTTTGAAGTTCGAAGAAGTCTCAATCAAGACTTCGGACAACTATGTATTGTATGGATGGTTATACAAACCCAATCAAGAAGTTTATAAGTTAATTATATTAAGTGACGATGGAGATGGAAATATGGCCGATCTTATTGAACTAGCTAGCTATTTTGTTTCATTAGGTTACAATGTGTTGACCTACGATTATCGTGGTTACGGTAAAAGTCAAGATTTTGAAATAAAGCCGGATTTTTACATTTATGCTCAGTTTGAAAAAGATTTAAACGCAGCTATTGATTACGTGAAAAAATATCATTCTCGCAATAGAACTATCCACCTATATGGTAAGGGAATTGGAGCGGGGTTATCTTTAGCAGTCGGGGCAATGCGGTGTAGTGAGATATCAAGAATTATAGCAGATTCTCCATATTCCACATTGGATGATGTACAAAAAGCTATCAAACAAGTTACTGGAAAAGAAGTTAAGTTACCTCTTGGCTACGACAAAAATATGCTTGAACCTTACTTTGCACTTCAATCCAAAGGTGCTAGTTTGAGTGGAATTTTGCTTATTTACGGAAAAGAAGATCCCATTTACAATGAAACGATGATGAAAAAAATTGCCAAAACAAGACCTTCTTTAGTCCAAATGGAGGGAATCAAAAAGTCTACTTACGAAAATACTTTTTCTATCAATAAGGAGGAATACTATAATCTAATCAAGAAATTTCTATCTTGA
- a CDS encoding 2,3,4,5-tetrahydropyridine-2,6-dicarboxylate N-succinyltransferase, giving the protein MDISRIKQNIEEAFEHKELLKEKNYQNAVEETIALLDEGKIRVATPGINHKWETHEWIKKAILLYFQLKEMKLYELPPFEFYDKIPLKTNYRSKGVRVVPHAIARYGSFISAGVVMMPSYVNIGAYVDEGTMIDTWATVGSCAQIGKYVHLSGGVGIGGVLEPPQAQPVIIEDYCFIGSRSIIVEGVHIGREAVIGAGVILTASTKIIDVSKEKSIIYQGYVPPRSVVISGCMPKEFRAGTYYVPVALIIGERKPSTDVKTSLNETLRFFNVPV; this is encoded by the coding sequence ATGGATATTTCCAGAATTAAGCAAAACATTGAAGAAGCATTCGAACATAAAGAACTGCTGAAAGAAAAAAATTACCAAAATGCAGTAGAAGAAACTATTGCACTGCTTGATGAAGGTAAAATACGGGTAGCAACTCCTGGAATAAATCACAAATGGGAAACTCATGAATGGATCAAAAAGGCCATCCTTCTTTATTTTCAATTGAAGGAAATGAAATTATACGAACTCCCACCTTTTGAATTTTACGATAAAATTCCCCTTAAAACTAATTATAGATCAAAAGGTGTCCGAGTAGTACCTCATGCCATTGCTAGATATGGTTCATTTATTTCGGCTGGTGTTGTAATGATGCCATCTTATGTCAACATAGGAGCATATGTCGATGAAGGGACAATGATAGACACATGGGCTACAGTCGGCTCTTGCGCTCAAATCGGCAAATACGTGCATTTAAGTGGAGGGGTTGGGATTGGAGGAGTTTTAGAACCACCACAAGCTCAGCCAGTTATCATAGAAGATTATTGTTTCATCGGTTCACGTTCGATTATCGTTGAAGGAGTACACATTGGCAGAGAAGCAGTGATCGGAGCTGGGGTCATCCTTACTGCTTCCACTAAAATTATAGACGTCTCTAAAGAGAAATCCATCATTTATCAAGGATACGTGCCACCTAGATCTGTGGTAATTTCAGGATGTATGCCAAAAGAATTCCGTGCTGGAACGTATTACGTTCCCGTCGCATTAATCATCGGCGAAAGGAAACCATCTACAGACGTCAAAACTTCTCTTAACGAAACATTGAGATTTTTTAATGTCCCTGTTTGA
- a CDS encoding heavy-metal-associated domain-containing protein, translating to MRTLFLVLIFLWGGVFLCCQSQDNPNLREIHLKVGFHCERGKALIENELSQKEGIKFVKADVTTKIVTIVYDSTKVNTPQIVEHFHKIGYLTDRSPAETKIKKACSHGHDEGDHH from the coding sequence ATGAGAACGTTGTTTTTAGTTTTAATTTTTCTGTGGGGTGGTGTTTTTTTATGTTGCCAAAGCCAGGATAATCCTAACTTAAGAGAAATTCATTTAAAGGTTGGTTTTCATTGTGAAAGAGGAAAAGCACTGATTGAAAACGAATTGTCGCAAAAGGAAGGAATTAAGTTTGTCAAAGCTGATGTGACAACCAAGATCGTTACCATCGTTTATGACAGTACGAAGGTGAACACCCCTCAGATCGTAGAACATTTTCACAAAATTGGGTATCTAACCGACCGCTCACCTGCTGAAACTAAAATCAAGAAAGCTTGTTCACACGGGCATGATGAAGGAGATCATCATTGA
- the fumC gene encoding class II fumarate hydratase, with protein sequence MGYRIEHDTMGEVKVPVDKYWGAQTQRSLENFKIGGTPMPVEVIEALAIVKKAAAYANYDLGVLSKEKAELIARVCDEIIKGELADQFPLVVWQTGSGTQTNMNLNEVIANRAHVLMGGKLDDTKKVLHPNDDVNKSQSTNDVFPTAMHISAYKMLVTHTVPALEKLRDTLQSKSEEFKTIVKTGRTHLMDATPLTLGQEFSGYVSQLDHGIKTIKNSFSHLLELPIGGTAVGTGLNAPKGFDEKAVEYISQFTGFPFVVAQNKFEAMSAHDGIVEASSALKTVAVSLMHIANNIRLLASGPRCGIGEVILPENEPGSSIMPGKVNPTQAEAMTMVCAQVIGCDTAITVSGMQGHFQLNVFMPVMIYNFLFAARILGDACYSFANNCVVGIQPNVKRIKENLNNSLMLVTALNPYIGYEKAAMVAKKAYNEDITLKEAAVQLGFVSAEDFDRWVDPSKMT encoded by the coding sequence ATGGGTTATAGAATAGAACACGATACAATGGGGGAAGTTAAAGTTCCTGTTGATAAGTATTGGGGTGCTCAAACACAACGTTCCTTAGAGAATTTTAAGATAGGTGGCACCCCGATGCCTGTCGAAGTGATTGAAGCTCTGGCTATAGTTAAAAAAGCAGCGGCTTATGCCAATTATGATCTAGGAGTTCTTTCAAAAGAAAAGGCAGAATTAATTGCACGAGTTTGTGATGAGATCATCAAAGGTGAATTAGCTGATCAGTTTCCTCTAGTGGTTTGGCAAACGGGCTCCGGAACTCAAACCAACATGAACCTCAATGAAGTTATTGCGAATCGAGCTCATGTTTTGATGGGAGGTAAGTTAGATGATACGAAAAAAGTTCTACATCCTAACGACGATGTTAATAAAAGTCAAAGCACCAATGATGTTTTTCCCACGGCCATGCATATATCTGCTTACAAAATGCTGGTTACACATACTGTTCCAGCTTTAGAAAAACTTAGAGATACACTCCAAAGTAAAAGTGAAGAGTTTAAAACGATTGTAAAAACAGGTCGTACACATCTCATGGATGCAACACCATTGACATTAGGACAGGAATTTTCCGGCTATGTCTCTCAGCTGGATCATGGCATCAAAACCATAAAAAATTCTTTTTCCCATTTATTGGAGCTTCCCATTGGGGGAACCGCAGTTGGGACAGGGTTAAATGCTCCCAAGGGGTTTGATGAAAAAGCTGTTGAATATATCTCTCAGTTTACTGGATTCCCATTTGTTGTAGCACAGAACAAGTTTGAGGCCATGTCGGCCCATGATGGTATCGTTGAAGCCAGTTCAGCTTTAAAAACTGTAGCTGTAAGCTTGATGCATATCGCAAATAACATTCGTCTTTTAGCTAGTGGGCCTCGATGTGGAATCGGAGAAGTTATACTTCCAGAAAATGAACCTGGATCGTCCATTATGCCTGGTAAGGTAAATCCTACTCAAGCAGAAGCTATGACCATGGTTTGTGCTCAAGTTATTGGTTGTGATACTGCTATAACCGTAAGTGGGATGCAAGGACATTTTCAATTAAATGTATTTATGCCTGTGATGATATATAACTTTCTCTTTGCTGCTCGTATATTAGGAGATGCATGTTATTCTTTTGCTAATAATTGTGTCGTTGGAATTCAACCTAATGTAAAACGCATCAAAGAAAATTTAAACAATTCACTTATGCTTGTTACTGCTTTAAATCCGTATATTGGATACGAAAAAGCTGCGATGGTAGCTAAAAAAGCTTATAACGAAGATATCACCCTAAAAGAGGCTGCCGTGCAATTGGGGTTCGTCTCTGCCGAGGATTTTGATCGTTGGGTAGATCCATCAAAAATGACATAA
- the mnmD gene encoding tRNA (5-methylaminomethyl-2-thiouridine)(34)-methyltransferase MnmD: protein MKQTLRIVVTEDGSTTFFSPDYQEHFHSISGAVGESQHVFIKQGFVPKATQKKIVRILEVGFGTGLNMVLTSLEAKKMGVKVHYIGIEPHLLHWTEVSKLNYADILNNEEVREILMKAFTSNYVVPRYMNDNLVLQILQAPLEEVSLKQLSFDVVYFDAFSPSAQPSLWTQDVFRKIFEAMQFEGFLVTYVSKGEVRRNLESIGFIVERLSGFGKKREMLRAIKPLAKIHEHQTSKDECSKY from the coding sequence ATGAAACAAACTCTACGAATTGTTGTTACTGAAGACGGAAGTACTACTTTCTTCTCGCCTGATTATCAAGAACATTTCCACAGCATTTCTGGAGCTGTGGGCGAAAGCCAACACGTTTTTATCAAACAAGGATTCGTTCCCAAAGCAACACAAAAAAAAATAGTTCGCATACTAGAAGTAGGATTTGGAACAGGACTTAACATGGTTTTAACTTCTCTAGAAGCAAAAAAAATGGGTGTTAAAGTTCACTACATTGGAATTGAACCTCATCTGCTTCATTGGACCGAGGTTTCCAAATTGAATTATGCCGACATCTTAAATAATGAAGAAGTTCGCGAAATACTTATGAAAGCTTTTACTTCGAATTACGTCGTCCCACGATACATGAACGATAATCTTGTATTGCAAATTCTACAAGCACCTTTAGAAGAAGTTTCACTTAAACAGCTTTCTTTCGACGTTGTTTATTTTGACGCATTTAGCCCTAGTGCTCAACCCTCTTTATGGACTCAAGATGTATTTCGTAAAATTTTCGAAGCTATGCAGTTCGAAGGTTTTTTAGTTACATATGTTTCTAAAGGAGAAGTACGAAGAAACCTTGAAAGTATCGGTTTTATTGTAGAAAGGTTAAGTGGTTTTGGAAAAAAGCGTGAAATGCTCCGAGCCATAAAGCCTTTGGCAAAAATTCATGAACATCAAACTTCTAAAGATGAATGCTCAAAATATTAA
- a CDS encoding NUDIX domain-containing protein — protein MNIKLLKMNAQNIKLSIRVYGLISENEHILISYENWYDRSFFKFPGGGLEPGESPIQTLHREFKEEMSIEIKDAELIHIPHKVIFSIFYPNTQVIPIYYRVKVQKYKDFPLLRKEIQLPKLKHSEFVFFWVPFQDVENLLSFESDKDSWFIFLKKYHQ, from the coding sequence ATGAACATCAAACTTCTAAAGATGAATGCTCAAAATATTAAGCTTTCTATCAGAGTATATGGTCTGATTTCTGAGAATGAACATATTTTAATTTCTTACGAAAATTGGTATGATCGCAGTTTCTTTAAGTTTCCTGGTGGAGGACTCGAGCCAGGCGAATCGCCCATTCAAACGTTGCATCGCGAGTTTAAGGAAGAAATGTCTATTGAAATAAAAGATGCAGAACTGATTCATATTCCTCATAAAGTTATCTTTTCAATTTTTTACCCCAATACTCAAGTAATTCCAATTTACTATCGAGTTAAAGTTCAAAAATACAAAGACTTCCCATTGTTGAGGAAAGAGATACAACTCCCCAAGTTAAAACATAGCGAATTTGTATTCTTTTGGGTACCCTTTCAAGATGTTGAAAATTTACTTAGCTTTGAAAGCGACAAAGATAGCTGGTTCATTTTTTTAAAAAAATATCATCAATAA